Proteins found in one Mycoplasmopsis bovigenitalium genomic segment:
- a CDS encoding energy-coupling factor transporter ATPase: MQIKIRDLSHTYNRGSRMEFTAIKNLNIDIKQGEFIGIIGHTGSGKSTFIEHLNALSLPTLGQINWSFKKDVFNKKTNKYDQIHESIDVVASWVEKNVHKNGFIDYKYKTRKVKKVSNPKEIRKRVAIAFQFAEYQLFEETIEKDIMFGPMSFGVPKQEAAMRAKQYLNLCGLDDTYLNKSPFGLSGGQKRRVALAGILAIEPDIIVADEPTAGLDPAGVREILSIFKKLHKMGKTIIIVTHDLDNILEVTDRVVIMKHGRIVKDGPTYDVLKDTEFLDNNGLQSPKLMSFMTKLEKKGWKLPKIKSIDELATFISQKIQGDK, from the coding sequence ATGCAAATAAAAATTCGTGATTTATCTCACACATATAATCGCGGCTCAAGAATGGAATTTACTGCGATTAAAAACTTAAACATTGATATCAAACAAGGTGAATTTATTGGCATTATTGGTCATACTGGCTCAGGCAAGTCAACGTTTATTGAACATTTAAATGCTTTGTCTCTTCCTACATTGGGCCAAATAAATTGGTCATTCAAAAAAGACGTATTCAATAAAAAAACGAATAAATACGACCAAATTCATGAATCAATAGATGTAGTTGCTTCATGAGTAGAAAAAAATGTACATAAAAACGGATTTATAGACTATAAATACAAAACAAGAAAAGTTAAAAAAGTTTCAAATCCTAAAGAAATAAGAAAAAGAGTAGCAATAGCTTTTCAATTTGCTGAATATCAACTTTTTGAAGAAACTATTGAAAAAGACATCATGTTTGGGCCAATGTCTTTTGGTGTTCCTAAACAAGAAGCAGCAATGAGAGCAAAACAATATCTTAATTTATGCGGCCTTGATGACACATATTTAAATAAATCACCTTTTGGTTTATCAGGGGGTCAAAAAAGAAGGGTTGCATTAGCGGGTATTTTAGCAATTGAACCTGATATTATTGTTGCAGATGAACCAACGGCGGGATTAGACCCTGCTGGCGTAAGAGAAATTTTAAGTATCTTTAAAAAATTACACAAAATGGGTAAAACTATAATTATTGTTACCCACGATCTTGATAATATTTTAGAAGTGACTGATCGTGTAGTTATTATGAAACATGGTCGAATCGTTAAAGATGGGCCTACATATGATGTTTTAAAAGACACAGAATTTCTTGATAATAATGGGTTGCAATCTCCAAAACTAATGTCATTTATGACAAAATTGGAGAAAAAAGGTTGAAAATTACCTAAAATTAAATCAATTGATGAACTAGCCACATTTATTTCACAAAAAATTCAAGGAGATAAATAA